One window of Arcobacter sp. LA11 genomic DNA carries:
- a CDS encoding MaoC family dehydratase produces the protein MSKINMGNFFEDFSIGQKIVHPLPRTISEGDVSLYIAFTGSRFALHSSDVVAKEMGYKNRPIDDTLMFHLTFGKSVQDISLNAIANLGYAEIAFPFPVFIGDTVSMTSTVIGLKENSNGKSGVVYVHSIGVNQNGDEVLNFKRWVMVHKKDKETLSGIKEIPTFEESTPILEEINIPKIKTVDTDATGGKYFFEDYEKGERLNHPEGITIDNSDHTLATKLYQNNAKVHFNDHMMKSTPMGERLMYGGIVISMARAISFNGLQNAQWMYAINSGAHANPTYAGDTIYAYTEVLETIDHSRDDIGLLRLRTIAVKNQKSLEIDNPKSEDGKYLKNVVLDLDYTVVIPKRKTAK, from the coding sequence ATGTCTAAAATAAATATGGGAAACTTTTTCGAAGATTTTTCAATCGGTCAAAAAATTGTTCATCCACTTCCTAGAACAATAAGTGAAGGAGATGTATCTTTATACATCGCTTTCACTGGTTCTAGATTCGCCCTACACTCTTCTGACGTGGTTGCCAAAGAGATGGGATATAAGAACAGACCTATTGATGATACTTTAATGTTTCACCTAACATTTGGAAAATCTGTACAAGATATTTCTTTAAATGCTATTGCTAATTTAGGTTATGCAGAGATTGCATTCCCTTTCCCAGTTTTTATTGGGGATACAGTTTCAATGACTTCAACAGTTATTGGACTTAAAGAGAACTCAAATGGTAAGAGTGGAGTTGTATATGTTCACTCTATTGGTGTAAACCAAAATGGTGATGAAGTATTAAATTTCAAAAGATGGGTTATGGTTCATAAAAAAGATAAAGAGACTTTATCTGGAATTAAAGAAATTCCAACTTTTGAAGAATCAACTCCAATTTTAGAAGAAATTAACATCCCAAAAATAAAAACTGTTGATACAGATGCTACTGGTGGAAAGTATTTCTTCGAAGATTATGAAAAAGGTGAAAGATTAAATCACCCAGAAGGTATTACAATTGATAACAGTGATCATACACTAGCGACAAAGTTATACCAAAATAATGCAAAAGTACATTTCAATGACCATATGATGAAATCAACTCCAATGGGTGAAAGACTTATGTATGGTGGAATTGTAATCTCTATGGCAAGAGCTATTTCTTTTAATGGATTACAAAATGCTCAATGGATGTATGCTATTAATAGTGGAGCTCATGCAAATCCGACATATGCAGGAGATACAATCTATGCATACACTGAGGTTTTAGAGACTATTGATCATTCTAGAGATGATATTGGATTATTAAGATTAAGAACTATTGCAGTTAAAAATCAAAAATCTTTAGAGATTGATAATCCAAAAAGCGAAGATGGTAAGTACTTAAAGAATGTAGTACTTGATTTAGATTACACTGTTGTTATTCCAAAAAGAAAAACAGCAAAATAA
- a CDS encoding CoA ester lyase: MTHPNEALFESGKSLPIIPTCEHFAGSEKLILKGFEMQKKLGPVFDITCDCEDGAETGKEVEHAQMIVRVVNSDANPYSMAGTRIHDAAHPDWRQDVDILVPGAGEKLAYITLPKSTSYEDAKMQIEYIQEVAKKSGITREIPIHILIETHGALKDVEKTATLPWLQVLDFGLMDFVSGYQGAIPASNMRSPGQFEHRLIGAAKAKVCQAAIQNHVIPCHNVTLDLKNPYQTYKDAERARNEFGFMRMWSIYPTQVQAIVDAMKPDFTELEAAQNILLLAQDAEWGPIQYDGELHDRATYRYFWELVQRAHFSGAKLLDDVNTRFFS; this comes from the coding sequence ATGACACACCCTAATGAAGCACTATTTGAATCTGGAAAATCATTACCGATTATTCCAACTTGTGAGCACTTTGCAGGAAGCGAGAAACTAATTTTAAAAGGTTTCGAAATGCAAAAGAAACTAGGACCTGTATTTGATATTACTTGTGACTGTGAAGATGGTGCAGAAACTGGTAAAGAAGTTGAACATGCCCAAATGATAGTAAGAGTTGTAAATTCTGATGCAAATCCATATTCTATGGCTGGTACAAGAATTCATGATGCGGCACATCCAGATTGGAGACAAGATGTTGATATTTTAGTTCCTGGTGCTGGTGAAAAATTAGCATATATTACATTACCAAAATCAACTTCTTATGAAGATGCAAAAATGCAAATTGAGTATATTCAAGAAGTAGCTAAAAAATCTGGAATTACGAGAGAGATTCCAATTCATATTTTAATTGAAACACATGGAGCATTAAAAGATGTAGAAAAAACTGCAACTTTACCATGGTTACAAGTATTAGACTTTGGATTAATGGACTTTGTTTCAGGTTACCAAGGTGCAATTCCAGCATCTAATATGAGAAGCCCAGGTCAATTTGAGCATAGATTAATTGGAGCAGCAAAAGCAAAAGTTTGTCAAGCAGCAATCCAAAATCACGTAATTCCTTGTCATAACGTAACATTAGACCTTAAAAACCCATACCAAACTTATAAAGATGCTGAAAGAGCAAGAAATGAATTTGGATTTATGAGAATGTGGTCAATTTACCCAACACAAGTACAAGCAATTGTTGATGCTATGAAACCAGATTTTACAGAGTTAGAAGCAGCACAAAATATTTTATTATTAGCACAAGATGCTGAGTGGGGACCAATCCAGTATGATGGTGAGTTACACGATAGAGCAACTTATAGATATTTCTGGGAATTAGTTCAAAGAGCACACTTTTCTGGAGCTAAATTATTAGATGATGTTAATACAAGATTTTTCTCTTAA
- a CDS encoding DUF5718 family protein, giving the protein MNKHNINLEELRDYLGFGVAGNFANHLGEAGEADEFSVIETKEKDAPKGMFPFYIPGHDSFLGTFPICDETIKTYDREADNLQVEAEVALICDFIYEDGKIIDLKPKYFSAFNDFSIRIQDGNKLSTKKNWGENTKGISRDAIEIDQFTEEGILNRYHIASFIKRDGIVHDYGTTSAVKSYSYFFKQLKDWMIEKLNSQIDLGPLEELTQFTKYAENAKGLVIAAGATAYAEFGKKHFLEKGDEIFVYIYDAHFHSFDDMYNDMCGMDTFLSKCSKLHQIVE; this is encoded by the coding sequence ATGAATAAACATAATATAAATTTAGAAGAACTAAGAGATTATTTAGGTTTTGGTGTTGCAGGTAACTTTGCAAACCACTTAGGTGAAGCAGGTGAAGCGGACGAATTCTCTGTAATTGAAACAAAAGAAAAAGATGCTCCAAAAGGAATGTTTCCTTTTTATATACCAGGTCATGACTCATTCTTAGGAACATTTCCTATTTGTGATGAGACAATTAAAACTTATGATAGAGAAGCAGATAATTTACAAGTTGAAGCAGAAGTTGCTTTAATCTGTGATTTCATATATGAAGATGGAAAAATAATAGATTTAAAACCAAAATATTTTTCTGCATTTAACGATTTCTCAATAAGAATACAAGATGGAAATAAACTAAGTACTAAGAAAAACTGGGGAGAAAATACAAAAGGTATCTCAAGGGATGCTATAGAGATTGATCAGTTCACAGAAGAGGGTATTTTAAATAGATACCATATTGCTTCATTTATAAAAAGAGATGGTATTGTACATGATTATGGTACAACATCAGCTGTAAAATCATATAGCTACTTTTTTAAGCAATTAAAAGATTGGATGATAGAGAAACTAAATAGTCAAATAGATTTAGGACCATTAGAAGAATTAACACAATTTACAAAGTATGCTGAAAATGCAAAAGGATTGGTAATCGCGGCAGGGGCAACTGCTTATGCAGAATTTGGTAAAAAACATTTCCTAGAAAAAGGTGATGAAATTTTTGTATATATATACGATGCACACTTTCATTCATTTGATGATATGTACAATGATATGTGTGGAATGGATACTTTTCTAAGTAAATGTTCTAAATTACACCAAATAGTAGAATAA
- a CDS encoding methyl-accepting chemotaxis protein translates to MKKESSFGNKLLFQVLSVTIFIFGLTMFFVTKYSYDTAETDAESYVSEMAGKYAAQIQNNMSQSIVLSRAMASKFEEAINNDAPLNEKEVINYFKSILKDNKGVIGVWFKNKPKELFFKENIDSKGKNGYDKTGQFNPYVVSSNGNYVVQSGSPYSEELEWIAGPMKAGKDYVTKPYLYPVDGVKVLMTTVAVPMYHKEKFIGSIGVDITLDTFTKMASSIKIYENGYPFILDSFGMIIGHPDKKLLAKELLSVVKKDSDYVKILENTRENKDYMFFKESLKDGLESLYYSKSFEILGTGKNWTFVITAPTNEYMSHAIFIRNFSIIATLLGLIIIALVIYFSVRRLNKNLISISLGLEDFFKYLNKESKSTNQITINTKDEFGVMAHSINENISKISKSIDEDNKLIDEVKTIVNTVGEGHLDKRINKSTTSESLNELKNLLNDMLNNLEALVGKNLNNISDVLSKYSQRDFTPKLNSNSSGKIGNEIIRMNTMISNMLKDNQEDGLSLQQSSNELTSNVKTLSNNATSQAASLEETAASIDEITSNIEQTSQKAQEMLIISNQTKDSATEGKNLANDTVNSMEEINETVININEAISVIDQIAFQTNILSLNAAVEAATAGEAGKGFAVVAQEVRNLASRSAEAAKEIKDLVESATAKANSGKNISSKMIEGFNQLEEKIVHTSTLIDDVTNAAKEQTIGMSQIADAVGQLDQFTQENASIADKTNEIAQETNNIAIEIVKNVDKNNFEGKNTKKVLEKKTKETVVHPKPIKKNIKQDIKQDSKISSTPKPIKTQAKVITAQKSDDNDEWESF, encoded by the coding sequence ATGAAAAAAGAATCAAGTTTTGGAAATAAACTATTGTTTCAAGTCCTAAGTGTAACTATATTTATATTTGGTCTTACAATGTTTTTCGTAACAAAATATTCTTATGATACTGCAGAAACTGATGCAGAAAGCTACGTGAGTGAAATGGCTGGGAAATACGCAGCACAAATTCAAAATAACATGAGTCAATCAATTGTATTATCAAGAGCAATGGCTTCAAAATTTGAGGAAGCTATAAATAATGATGCTCCATTAAATGAAAAAGAAGTTATAAACTATTTTAAATCTATATTAAAAGATAATAAAGGTGTTATAGGAGTTTGGTTTAAAAATAAACCAAAAGAGTTATTTTTTAAAGAAAATATTGATAGCAAGGGAAAGAATGGTTATGATAAAACTGGTCAATTTAATCCTTATGTAGTAAGTTCAAATGGCAACTATGTAGTTCAATCAGGTTCTCCATATAGTGAAGAATTAGAATGGATAGCAGGGCCAATGAAAGCTGGGAAAGATTATGTTACAAAACCATACTTATACCCAGTTGATGGTGTAAAAGTACTTATGACTACTGTAGCTGTTCCTATGTACCATAAAGAAAAATTTATTGGATCTATTGGTGTTGATATTACATTAGATACTTTCACGAAGATGGCATCATCTATTAAAATATATGAAAATGGATATCCTTTTATTCTTGATAGTTTTGGAATGATTATAGGGCATCCAGATAAAAAATTACTTGCAAAAGAGTTATTGTCTGTGGTAAAAAAAGACAGTGATTATGTAAAGATTTTAGAAAATACAAGAGAAAACAAAGATTATATGTTCTTCAAAGAATCTCTTAAAGATGGTCTTGAATCACTTTATTACTCAAAATCATTTGAAATTTTAGGAACAGGTAAAAATTGGACTTTTGTAATCACGGCACCAACAAATGAATATATGTCTCATGCAATTTTTATTAGAAATTTTTCTATAATAGCAACACTTTTAGGTCTTATAATTATTGCATTGGTAATCTATTTTTCAGTTAGAAGATTAAATAAAAACCTTATTTCAATTTCATTAGGATTAGAAGACTTTTTTAAATATTTAAATAAAGAATCAAAAAGTACTAATCAAATTACAATAAATACTAAAGATGAATTTGGAGTTATGGCACATAGTATCAATGAAAATATCTCAAAAATTAGTAAGTCTATAGATGAAGATAATAAACTAATTGATGAAGTAAAAACTATTGTAAATACAGTAGGAGAAGGTCATTTAGATAAAAGAATCAATAAGTCAACAACATCAGAATCTCTAAATGAGCTAAAAAATCTATTAAATGATATGCTAAATAACCTTGAAGCATTAGTTGGAAAAAACTTAAATAATATCAGTGATGTATTATCAAAATATTCACAAAGAGATTTTACACCAAAACTAAACAGTAACTCTTCAGGTAAAATAGGAAATGAAATTATACGAATGAATACTATGATTTCAAATATGCTAAAAGACAATCAAGAAGATGGATTATCTTTACAACAAAGTTCTAATGAATTAACATCTAATGTAAAAACATTAAGTAATAATGCAACATCACAAGCTGCTTCATTGGAAGAGACTGCAGCATCAATTGATGAAATAACAAGCAACATAGAACAAACAAGCCAAAAAGCACAAGAGATGTTAATTATTTCTAATCAGACAAAAGATTCTGCTACAGAAGGTAAAAACTTAGCTAATGATACAGTAAACTCGATGGAAGAGATTAATGAAACGGTAATAAATATAAATGAGGCTATTTCAGTTATTGATCAAATTGCTTTCCAAACTAATATTCTATCTTTAAATGCAGCAGTAGAAGCAGCAACAGCAGGAGAAGCAGGAAAAGGCTTCGCAGTTGTTGCACAAGAAGTAAGAAACCTTGCTTCACGTTCAGCAGAAGCAGCAAAAGAGATTAAAGATTTAGTTGAAAGTGCTACTGCAAAAGCAAATAGTGGTAAAAATATTAGTAGTAAAATGATTGAAGGTTTTAATCAGTTAGAAGAGAAAATTGTTCATACTAGTACTTTAATTGATGATGTTACAAACGCTGCTAAGGAACAAACAATTGGTATGTCACAAATTGCAGATGCAGTTGGTCAACTTGACCAATTTACCCAAGAAAATGCATCTATTGCAGATAAAACCAATGAAATTGCACAAGAAACAAATAATATCGCAATTGAAATTGTGAAGAATGTTGATAAAAATAATTTTGAAGGTAAGAATACAAAAAAAGTTTTAGAGAAAAAAACAAAAGAAACAGTAGTTCATCCTAAACCAATTAAAAAAAATATCAAACAAGACATCAAACAAGATAGCAAAATATCAAGTACTCCAAAACCAATAAAAACCCAAGCAAAGGTCATCACAGCTCAAAAATCTGATGATAATGATGAGTGGGAAAGTTTTTAA
- a CDS encoding flavin reductase family protein: MIIDYKDVNDLNRYKIMSDTVVPRPIAWIVTEDDGVINAAPFSYFVPLSSNPAVVIVSIGQKEKDVPKDSLHNILKHKKATICFVNKDNTEEVKLCANMLSKDESEIDAYEIDVQRPLEDFPPMISSTQTALFCEFYQKVDIPGKTTPIILEVKKQFIEDGRLDERSHVHVENIGRSGAYFKAMVDI; the protein is encoded by the coding sequence ATGATTATAGATTATAAAGATGTAAATGATTTAAATAGATATAAAATCATGTCAGATACTGTTGTACCAAGACCTATTGCATGGATAGTTACAGAAGATGATGGTGTTATAAATGCAGCACCTTTCTCATATTTTGTTCCTTTATCTTCAAATCCAGCAGTTGTAATTGTTTCAATTGGACAAAAAGAGAAAGATGTGCCTAAAGATAGCTTACATAATATCTTAAAACATAAGAAAGCAACTATTTGTTTTGTAAATAAAGATAATACAGAAGAAGTAAAACTTTGTGCAAATATGTTAAGTAAAGATGAGAGTGAAATTGATGCTTATGAAATTGATGTTCAAAGACCATTAGAGGACTTTCCTCCAATGATTAGTTCTACTCAAACAGCACTTTTCTGTGAGTTTTATCAAAAGGTTGATATTCCTGGAAAAACTACACCTATAATACTTGAAGTTAAAAAGCAGTTTATAGAAGATGGAAGATTAGATGAACGATCTCATGTTCATGTGGAAAATATAGGTAGAAGTGGTGCTTATTTTAAAGCAATGGTAGATATTTAA
- a CDS encoding M20/M25/M40 family metallo-hydrolase produces MDNVLDIFKEITSIPRCSGTYQPFMNYVKDFSAKYGFECHIDNYNNILCKKKDSKANLCLQNHYDIVCLVDNCIPEIIEESDYLKANNSTLGADNGIGCSYMLSLISQNYDLEYLFTSDEEIGLIGANNLELKLQSEYMLNIDSEEEGEICIGCAGGIDIFGKNNSKTIIENKENYELYKVEISKLPGGHSGVDIHLNVPNGIKLIAQTIKENDALLLDINGGERINSIPVNVEAIIACKSYPSKISHENICITKIDTKSEHLNIWNSDIIDFIYTFSNGVRAFDKDLNVVLNSINLAKINTTVDSIDIELSARSMTNEGLSLIKKETIALLHHFGFEVTTNGKYSAWKPDINEFTNNILDIYKKYDKNASLEAIHAGLECAIFKKKFPNMKIASIGPNIFNPHSNRERVEIKSVERLSKIVKEIVDTF; encoded by the coding sequence GTGGATAATGTATTAGATATTTTTAAGGAAATAACTTCTATTCCTAGATGTAGTGGAACGTATCAACCTTTTATGAACTATGTGAAAGACTTCTCTGCTAAATATGGATTTGAGTGCCATATAGACAACTATAATAATATTTTATGTAAGAAAAAAGATTCAAAAGCTAATTTATGTTTACAAAATCACTATGATATAGTATGTTTAGTTGATAATTGTATACCTGAAATTATAGAAGAAAGTGATTATTTAAAAGCTAACAATTCAACTTTAGGTGCAGATAATGGTATTGGCTGTTCTTACATGCTTTCATTAATATCTCAAAACTATGATTTAGAATATTTATTTACAAGTGATGAAGAGATTGGACTTATTGGTGCAAACAATTTAGAACTAAAACTACAATCAGAATATATGCTAAATATTGATAGTGAAGAAGAAGGTGAAATTTGTATTGGATGTGCTGGTGGAATTGATATTTTTGGAAAAAATAACTCAAAAACTATTATAGAAAACAAAGAAAACTATGAACTTTACAAAGTAGAAATATCTAAACTTCCAGGAGGGCATAGTGGAGTGGATATTCACTTAAATGTACCAAATGGTATAAAACTTATTGCACAAACAATAAAAGAAAATGATGCTTTACTTTTAGATATAAATGGAGGAGAACGTATAAATTCAATTCCAGTAAATGTAGAAGCAATAATAGCCTGTAAATCTTATCCATCAAAAATATCCCATGAAAATATATGTATAACTAAAATAGATACTAAAAGTGAACATTTAAATATTTGGAATAGTGATATTATAGATTTCATTTATACATTTTCAAATGGAGTCAGAGCTTTTGATAAAGATTTAAATGTAGTATTAAACTCTATAAATCTTGCAAAAATCAATACAACAGTAGATTCTATTGATATTGAGTTAAGTGCTAGGTCGATGACAAACGAAGGTTTAAGTTTAATTAAAAAAGAGACCATTGCCCTACTTCATCATTTTGGATTTGAAGTTACTACAAATGGTAAATATTCTGCATGGAAACCAGATATCAACGAATTTACAAATAATATTTTAGATATATATAAAAAGTATGATAAAAATGCAAGTCTTGAAGCTATTCACGCTGGACTTGAATGTGCGATATTTAAAAAGAAATTCCCAAATATGAAAATAGCTTCTATTGGTCCAAACATATTTAATCCTCATTCAAATAGAGAAAGAGTTGAAATCAAATCTGTTGAAAGACTTTCAAAAATTGTAAAAGAAATTGTAGATACATTTTAA
- a CDS encoding MlaE family lipid ABC transporter permease subunit, producing the protein MNKFEISETWEYHNLENQIKNFDLFFNSNINTKSVVFDFSKLKEIDSSGIILVIKYICLFKNKEIEVILENISSKHKKMLDLYNSNYVHKEMKEIEEPIFLEKIGKEAIDTSHNFKNFLYFTGRLFTLFMYLFIHPSKIRFKAIINQIEIAAIPILPIVALALFLVGFVTAYQGAEQLNKFGASIIVIEMSTMSMFREIAPFLAAVIVAGRSASSYTAQIGTMKITEEISAMRTMGLDIDIFLIIPRIIALIIVMPLLVFFADMASLLGEMVIAKYHLGVSYTQFIDRIYEYVEIRHILLGIAKAPLFGILIAVIGCYRGLQVRSGTDIGRYTTKAVVDSIFWLIVINAIISLLSIQLGF; encoded by the coding sequence ATGAATAAATTTGAAATATCAGAAACATGGGAATATCATAACTTAGAAAATCAAATTAAAAATTTTGATCTTTTTTTTAATAGCAATATAAATACAAAATCTGTAGTTTTTGATTTTTCAAAATTAAAAGAGATAGATTCATCAGGAATAATATTAGTTATAAAGTATATCTGCTTATTTAAAAATAAAGAAATAGAAGTTATTCTTGAAAATATTTCAAGTAAACATAAAAAAATGTTAGATTTATATAACTCTAATTATGTTCATAAAGAAATGAAAGAGATAGAAGAACCAATCTTCCTTGAAAAAATTGGAAAAGAGGCTATTGATACTTCACATAATTTTAAGAACTTCCTTTATTTTACAGGAAGATTATTTACTCTTTTTATGTATCTATTTATACATCCATCAAAGATTCGTTTTAAAGCAATTATAAATCAAATAGAAATTGCGGCTATACCTATTTTACCTATTGTTGCACTTGCACTATTCCTTGTAGGTTTTGTTACTGCTTATCAAGGTGCAGAACAGTTAAATAAATTTGGGGCATCTATTATAGTTATAGAAATGTCTACAATGTCAATGTTTAGAGAAATTGCTCCTTTCTTAGCTGCTGTAATAGTTGCAGGACGTAGTGCTTCTTCATATACTGCACAAATAGGGACAATGAAGATTACAGAAGAGATAAGTGCAATGCGTACTATGGGATTAGATATAGATATTTTTCTAATTATTCCTAGAATTATTGCTTTAATAATTGTAATGCCTTTACTTGTGTTTTTTGCAGATATGGCTTCACTTTTAGGAGAAATGGTAATTGCTAAATATCATTTAGGAGTTTCTTACACACAATTTATTGACAGAATATATGAATATGTTGAAATTAGACATATATTATTAGGGATTGCCAAAGCTCCACTTTTTGGTATTTTAATTGCTGTAATTGGATGTTATAGAGGTCTTCAAGTAAGAAGTGGAACAGATATAGGAAGATATACAACAAAAGCAGTTGTTGATTCTATTTTTTGGCTTATTGTTATAAATGCAATAATCTCACTTTTATCTATTCAATTAGGATTTTAA
- a CDS encoding ABC transporter ATP-binding protein, translating to MVEVKNLSTSFDDKIVHDNISLKINKGEIYGILGGSGSGKTVLLRQIIMLDEIQKGEIKIFGENIKHLNIKKREFIKRNWGVLFQFGALFSSLNVIENIGIMLKENTNLPKDLIDDIAHTKLKMVGLDARVGKLYPEELSGGMKKRVALARSLALDPDIVFLDEPTSGLDPASAKAFDTLILELRDMLGLTVVMITHELNTIKNVLDRFSILSDAKLVLTGTYEDALKANNATINRFLKLQKEDFGK from the coding sequence ATGGTAGAAGTTAAAAATTTATCTACTTCATTTGATGATAAAATTGTTCATGACAATATATCTTTGAAAATAAACAAAGGTGAAATATACGGAATACTAGGTGGAAGTGGTAGCGGTAAAACTGTTTTACTAAGACAAATTATCATGTTAGATGAGATTCAAAAAGGCGAAATAAAAATATTTGGAGAAAATATTAAACATCTAAATATAAAAAAAAGAGAGTTTATAAAGAGAAATTGGGGTGTTTTATTTCAATTTGGTGCCCTATTCTCTTCTCTTAACGTAATTGAAAATATTGGAATAATGCTAAAAGAGAATACAAACCTTCCTAAAGACTTAATTGATGATATAGCTCATACAAAGCTCAAGATGGTTGGACTTGATGCTAGAGTTGGAAAATTATATCCTGAAGAATTAAGTGGTGGAATGAAAAAAAGAGTAGCACTTGCAAGAAGTCTAGCACTTGATCCAGATATTGTATTCTTAGATGAGCCTACATCAGGTTTAGATCCTGCAAGTGCTAAAGCTTTTGATACTCTTATATTAGAACTAAGAGACATGTTAGGACTTACAGTTGTAATGATAACACATGAGTTAAATACTATTAAAAACGTTTTAGATAGGTTCTCTATTTTATCTGATGCAAAATTAGTTTTGACGGGGACTTACGAGGATGCATTAAAAGCAAATAATGCTACAATAAATAGGTTTTTAAAACTGCAAAAGGAAGATTTTGGAAAATAA
- a CDS encoding MlaD family protein, whose translation MENKARYTVVGLFVLVFTIAMVLFILWLARYDIEEINAKEYRLYSKTSIGGLNKNSIIEYKGLDIGIVEKIQINPKNLEEIEIILKITKPEVIKTDSFAIIQSQGVTGNKIIEIDGGTSDSKLLEVKKDSYAVIPLKKSFIDKITSSAGNISEQIETVLKRFENLLNEKNLNNIDAILTNTNNSTRDFDEMVLKVNKLIDTSLIKTLDNVNKMTTSMDNVIKNDISKTVTNVDKLSKNLNLLAKDIQVIVNNDVKLLIKDLKETANSSQDIDKVLDELEITLQKIDSTVEEFSQNGGDMIFKTRKVNYGPGELEDHE comes from the coding sequence TTGGAAAATAAGGCTAGATATACAGTTGTTGGTCTCTTTGTTTTAGTTTTTACTATAGCTATGGTTTTATTTATATTATGGCTAGCAAGATATGATATTGAAGAAATAAATGCTAAAGAATATAGACTTTATAGTAAAACATCAATTGGAGGACTAAATAAAAACTCTATAATTGAATACAAAGGTTTGGATATTGGAATAGTTGAAAAAATTCAAATTAATCCAAAGAATTTAGAAGAGATAGAAATAATACTAAAAATCACTAAACCAGAAGTAATAAAAACGGATAGCTTTGCAATAATTCAATCACAAGGTGTAACGGGAAATAAAATTATCGAAATAGATGGAGGGACATCTGATTCTAAACTTTTAGAAGTAAAAAAAGATTCATATGCAGTAATTCCTTTAAAAAAATCATTTATAGATAAAATCACTTCAAGTGCAGGAAATATTAGTGAACAAATTGAAACTGTATTAAAACGTTTTGAAAACTTATTAAATGAAAAAAACCTTAACAATATTGATGCAATATTAACAAATACAAATAATTCAACAAGAGATTTTGATGAAATGGTTTTAAAAGTTAATAAACTTATAGATACTTCACTTATTAAAACTTTAGATAATGTAAATAAGATGACAACAAGTATGGATAATGTTATTAAAAATGATATATCAAAAACAGTGACAAATGTAGATAAATTATCTAAAAATTTAAATTTATTAGCAAAAGATATTCAAGTAATTGTAAACAATGATGTAAAACTCTTAATAAAAGATTTAAAAGAAACAGCAAATTCTTCTCAGGATATAGATAAAGTTTTAGACGAACTTGAAATTACCTTACAAAAAATAGACTCTACTGTTGAAGAGTTTAGTCAAAATGGTGGAGATATGATATTCAAAACAAGAAAAGTAAACTATGGGCCAGGAGAATTAGAAGATCATGAATAA
- a CDS encoding ABC-type transport auxiliary lipoprotein family protein, whose protein sequence is MNKQIYKSFFIALTAIFLFNGCISLTKELPAQKTYSLTLEDKQINTNNKFYDKTIRIYEPKALSSMNTKAILYSRNSIEQEEYALSKWSDKPSKIIQQIVAKYLTKQNKYKYITVSNIKVPTDYKIMSELVEFKQTFTKNKSYADFSIRVYLINNHTQKVYFKSFTYNKLSDTNNAKGLVYGINNISNNFLFDLQQFLQKSLKKDAM, encoded by the coding sequence ATGAATAAGCAAATATATAAATCATTTTTTATTGCACTAACAGCAATATTTTTATTTAATGGATGTATCAGTTTAACAAAAGAACTTCCAGCTCAAAAAACGTATTCTTTAACTTTAGAAGATAAACAGATAAATACAAATAACAAGTTTTATGATAAAACTATTCGTATCTATGAACCAAAAGCTTTAAGTAGTATGAATACTAAAGCAATACTATATTCACGAAATAGCATTGAACAAGAAGAATATGCCTTAAGTAAATGGAGTGATAAACCATCAAAAATAATACAACAAATAGTTGCCAAGTATCTAACAAAACAAAATAAATATAAATATATAACTGTTTCTAATATAAAAGTTCCTACTGATTATAAGATAATGAGTGAACTAGTAGAATTTAAACAAACATTTACTAAAAATAAATCTTATGCTGATTTTTCTATAAGAGTTTATCTAATTAATAATCATACTCAAAAAGTATATTTTAAAAGTTTTACTTATAATAAACTCTCAGATACGAACAATGCGAAAGGTTTAGTATATGGAATAAATAATATTTCTAACAATTTTTTATTTGATTTACAACAATTCTTACAAAAGTCTCTGAAAAAGGATGCTATGTAG